Below is a window of Cygnus atratus isolate AKBS03 ecotype Queensland, Australia chromosome 3, CAtr_DNAZoo_HiC_assembly, whole genome shotgun sequence DNA.
CTGAACATGGCACAAACTTCAGCAGGCAACTGTAGCCCCCTCTCTGTGCAGTCCATAAGGAAAAGATCACTTGGTCACAGCTTTTTAGCTGCACAGAGTATTATCAGTAGTGTCATTTTTGATGTACGAAGCATAATGCATTAACTTGGCTAAGTTTTGATTGTGAattcttttcatctttgaagACTGAAGATCTGAAGACCTGTTAAATACAGCAGAGCAGACGGTGCCTCCTCCTCTGGGATGGAAGGTGCAAACCACACAGGCATGACTCACTTGTGAGGACTCCCGACAGGTGGCAATCCAGCAGTTTTGTGGGCGTTTGCAACATGTTTTGGCATTTTTCAGTGCAATACCTTTATCGTCATCTGCAGGTTCCTCGCTGTTGATCCAgtcagacaagaaaaaaagcaggccGATGCCAAAGGTTATTTCCTCATGGGATGAATGAATCAGAGCAAAGAAGCAACTCTGGGTAAGACCATAATAGCGAGACTGGGGCAAGATGGCGGCAGATGAGTGGTTGGATGCTAACCCGTCATATCTGGAGGATCTCTGGGTCTGTTAATTTTGCTTACAGTTTAACCCAGACTTCTGAAAACGGTGAGTACCATCACGAAACATTTTGCCAGAACTGTTTGAAAACTATCAGTGAGGGAGCTGAAGTCATCTGTGAAATCAGATGACTGAACTAAATCTAACTGCTTTAGGCTATTTTAACTTTGCACTTGTTTACTCAGTTTTATATTTGCTCCTTGTGTCTGTGGAAGTAATTAGACATTACTCAGTTTTATATTTGCTCCTTGTGTCTGTGGAAGTAATTAGACATCTTAATTAACCTCTGATTTTTGCTTGGAGTTTTGTGATTGGTCTCTAGTCACAATGTTGTCACTTCtcagaaaaattcagattttcttaTGAAGTTATTGTAAAGATCACTCTCCTCTGGGAACTTGCTTTACTTAAATTGCTTTACTTAAATTCACCTTTTCCAACTGTGTCCCTTTATAAAAGTAATTAATACCAACCAAGCCTCTGTATAAGTAagagccttattttttttttccttaaatgacCACGTTGAGGACTCTTGCTGTAGCCTTTTTAACATACCATGCAACAGTTAGCAGTATGAGTGATCATATGGTGGCTTGTGAACCGCTTGGATTTTAACATAAACATGTAGGCATTCAAGCTCTAAATAAAGAATTCAGTTCCATAACTAaggatttaatattttttttcagatattgcATACACGTAGCACAAGTCCGCAGTAAACGTTTGGGGAAATAAAATTGTATAGCTGAATAGACAAGCCTAatgtaaaatgtctttttgcaCAATATGTGCTTGGAATTTTTGTGCTGGATACCTATTCCTATAAAGGAATAGGTATGTCTCTCTAGTTCTGCTTCTGGGGTAGCAGAGAGGGGAAAGCTGTAACCTAAGGTGATGGAGAACCCTTTGGCCAGAAACCTTGGGTCCACCAGTCTGAGGGTGTAGTTCCCAATGTTGTTTTTCGAGTGGGGTCCTCTTATACCTGTGATCGTGCAAGGTCAGATTGCCTCGCAATGAGTCCTTGGGCATGGAATAATGAGGGAAAGTTTTGTAGGTTCTACAGAATGCTTCCATTATAAACTAGCAGAAATCAGAGGTAAGGACTTCATAAACTGGTTACCTTAAATTTGAATTACTTCTTAAATAGATTATCAGTTTAccttttttactattttaagaggtttttttcctctccttttaaCCATTGTCCAGACATTCATTCCTcgttcttcttttccttctgctgggaCCTTTGCCCTCCTGGGGTGCTATGACCAAATGAAATTAGTTGGAGGAGGAGATGCAGCATCTGGTGACCATCTCCTGAGTTGGGCAGGAGATACCTGCAAGCCTATATACTTCTATAAGCATATCCATATTCTTTCCCGAAAGCGACTGACTTCTTGCTGTATTACTTGCCTTGCTTTAAGTTTCTGTTGATGTGTAGTAGTAACCTTGGCATGTTCTTGCAGTGCTGAGGCTGGGTAGTTTCCATGAGTCAAGCAATGCTACTGAACGAGATCGGTGTTTCACCGGTAACATGGCTCATTATCTCCATGAGCCTCAGATACCTGGAGCTGTCCCAGGCTGTTACCTCACCTAGAGGTAACAGCCCTAGGTGGAGTTCCATAAGTGTATAAATACAAAGTGGATATGAACTAATAATGAAACATGACGAACTCAAGGATTCCCAAATGTGAAATGGAATTAGGGCTAAGAGCatacaataaatattatttaatgactgcagaaatctgaaaagaagTTGGTACAATCCTTCACCTAATATCTTTAGGTGTTTCCTGGTCATCTCCTGTTCCTCAGCAGTGTTGATCTGAGTCTTGTGGTTCACTTATCTTTATCAGTTTTGGTCCTTAGAAGAGCTAATGGTCGCTAGCTTTAAACCTAACTTTAAAACTGttcaatatatatttcagcGTCCTATGATGTTGATGATAAAGGCTGTGTGCTCTGCCAAGGCTGGCTGCCACCTCTGGACAGTTTGCCATGTGCTGAATCAAAGGTAGCGCCTGCTGAAGGCAGCATCTGCTCTCAGTGCTTATAATTGGATATCTGAGACCCAAGGGCCTGAGTTTTCCATCTCACATGGCAATTCCCATCAGGGACTGCCCGAGGAGAGTAGCAAAAGTTAGACTCTGTAGAGACGAGGTTGTGTGAAACTGCTTCAAAAGGCACCCACGGGCCGCAATGCTTTAAGCTCTTCACCTTGCAGTTTACAGTAAATTATTAATGCAGTAACTTCTAATATTGAAcaggttttttatttgttttaaataaaagtgcacaaatcattttcagtaaaaagttgataaatgtctgaaaatcattttgcatGCCCAGCGAGGACAGTGTTTGAAATGGGTTTAGCTGCTCACATACTAGCAACTGGACTATGTtcaagaagggaaaacagatgTTGCCATCTTCAGCATATCTTTCTTCCAGGAGAAAAGCAGTAAATGCGAGGCAATGGATGTGAGGGTGGCCCACTGCCTGCTCCTTTGGGCTGTGCACTTCTTCCCGGCTGCACCACGCGTTGCTCCCAGGGTGAGTTGGTGAGCGAAGTTGATGACCTTGCGTCCGTGAGAGACCGTGGACTCCAGAGCTTTCTGGCACAGAAACCTGCAACATTTGATTTTAATgggggggagggcaggaaaGAAACACCAGTTCACTTGAGTTATTCAGAATTGAGTTTTACGTaccagtgaaaggaaaaaatctcttATTTCATATCAGGAATGCTACAGCTTATATTTATCTTATTTATCACCAGAATTCCCATGGATCTACTAGGCAGTCTGGATAATGCATCCAGAATTGTTCTGGTCTGGTTGTACTGTGCTTATTCAAAGCAGATCTGAGCCAGTGAGATACAAATCTCTTCCAAGGATTTATGATAGTTGATggaaacataaaatacattccTCTCCACTTTTTTTAACGGGTTGTTCTTTCCGTACAGACACCTGTAGGCAAGGAACACGGTTGTTGCTTTGGGACCTCAAAGCATAAGATGACAAGAGATGCCTCTCCCTGAGGACTAGAGGCTGTAAGGTCTTGGAGAGCTCTCCTGGTAAAAGTTCCTTGCTGGCTTTCAGGgtggcaaagcagagatgcCTGCAGTGAAAGAATTAGTCAACTCAGTAGGTCTGGGAGGAAAATATTACAATATTCAATACACTCAATGTGccaagcagcccccagcacaactCTGGAAATTAGATAGCAATAGCAGTGTGATTTCTAATGCACCACACAGCCAGTGTTTCTTTCCAGATGGCGTTTGGCTGATGGCAGATAAGCCATTTGACCAAGAAGTGAAAGCCAGATCTGAGCAACTGCTCTGGATTGAGTCTGCCTGTACAACACGCAGTCCCAGCAAGTGTCCTTAAGCTGAGCATGGCATGTCTGCCTTGGTGTTGCTTTCCAATCAGGACTGGAACAAAGAggctttggtggtggtgttctgTACAGCTGTAGCTGCGTCTTATGGCACAAATCACACAGATCCTTGTACATCAGTGTGAGAATGCTGGAGACCTTAAGACTAATACAGGCTTTTTCACTCAGAGATAACTACTGGAGGCATGTATGATCTTCACCACTAGCTCGCTATTGTCACTTTCGTAGAAAAGTACAACTGTGAAGGCTTAATGTAGAGACAAAACATTAGTAGAGAGTTCTGAATTGTTCTGTATGATTGATGGGCCATAAACAATCTATTCTGTATCTTAAAAAGTCTTCTGGACCTCAGAAGGACTACTCTACCATTGAAGTCACTTTTCTAGTTTGTTCCAGGTAGttgcctttcatttattttcacattcgATATACATTCCACTTTACCTTATTTTTCAGGTTCTCAGCAAGGAGTCAAAGACTGGTAATCTGCAAGGTACAGTGAATAGCTACGTGTCTTctaattttcttgaaatgttaCCCATTATCAGTATTTACGCCCCCGATACTCGCCTCATGGATCGTAGTATGCTGTCGTGCGCATTAGAACAATATCTGCttgatttgttttccagatggGTGTAGAAATCTGATTCCCTGTGACGTTAGTGGAACTATCTGTATTCAGCCTTGTTCTCCCTCCTTCCATGGAGAGATGAGTTTTGTCTGCAAAGATAGAAAGTGGCAAATGTTCATAGATGCCTGTGCAAATCTGGATGTTCAGTCACTTTTTCAGGTAACATTAACTGTTACGCATCTACTTTCCCCTGTGGTCATAATTTGTTGTGAAGACACATTTCCCTCCCACGCAAACTTTAAATTTTGAGCAAAGGGAAGAAGATGGGATCCTAGAAACCAAATTACTGTGAAGCTTTGATTTCATCTTAAACTAAGTAATAGGAATTTCCCAAATTCACTTCCGATGTTGAAACAGTTCAGAAATGAACTTGTCTTCTTCACCTGGTTAATGTTTTTCACACAGATCTAAACCAAAACAATGATACTCTAGGATGAACCTGAGAGAACAGCTGTACAAAAGCGCTTCCAAATTCTAATTACTACAAAGGTCTGTAATAATTAGATTATTTGTAGTAAATTCTTCCccaactacaaaataaaaaacttttttttttccaagtcactGGAAGAGTAAGACAATATATTCAGTTCTTGCCTCTTCCTCCAAATGCATTgtgcaagaaagaaatttttctcAGTGGAGCTTTGGTCCTGGTTTTCAGGTCTTCCAGCACGTTAGTTACACACCCCAGCACTGTACAGTTTGCAGGTTGTAGCAGTAGCATCATTTTGATTCTGTTCATTAATTctccaaaatttatttttctccctccagaGGATTTCTGAACGTGAACCTCTTCCAAGTTCTGGAGGACATGTTAGTGTTGCTGGAGGACACCTGCCCTTTGTAGGAGCAGGAAAGCCAGTGCACGGGAAGCCAGGAgatgaagcaaaacattttggtgCTGATGACCATGGGAATAGCAACTGCCAAGCTGATTTTTCATGCATCATCCCAGATATCCTGTCTTCACCAGCAATTCCAGGAAACATTGCTGATATAGTGGAATTGCTACAGAATATTTCCCTGATGTTGTCAGAAAATGTCAATAGAGGAAAAATGCAGGTATTTACTTTTATGGGTTTGAAGAGTTGGATCTGAGCTTGCCAGAGCAGCCGTGCAGTTTCTTACTTTGCAGGCACTCTCCAAAGAAGTGGTAGCTGCAAGTCACATGGAGATCACCTGGAACGAGTTTCCAAAGGGGGGCCATGTTTTGCTGTCAGAGAAAATGTTTGACCTTTTCACGTATAGCAGAAATCCTCCAGTTCCCATTGgtggaatttgttttctttaaaagcaaatgtttgcaGCAACAGTTTTATAGACTTGGGAGAGCAGTACAAGgaagacttcatttttaaagtattacatggcagaaaaagcagtgttgGAGATGCTGATCACAATTGTGTTTTCACATGTTGCACgataaaaactgaaatctttccCTGATGAACTCAGAAATCAGAGAGATGGGGGAAGAACTGTGCAGAGGGAGATGTAAACAGAGCCACATTGCAGGTCAAAATCTGAAACAGAACTGgtgtcatatttatttttatttttttttattttttactgttcttcCCAGTACCTTTTGAGCTTTGATGTGAAGAGGATAGTACAGTTCTGTTGGTGACTCATGCCAGTGAGATGTTTGGGCTTGACTGAGATGGGTCATGTGAACCTGTTTATTGACAAAGACATATATTTACTTTATAGAAATTAAtgttgaatttaatttttttttcttgcagactGTGCCAATAGAATAATAGAacttttaacatgaaaaataacgtatttttcttctttgtttcagagTTACAGCAGGATAGCAAACCATATTCTGAACAGCTCCATCATTTCCAATTGGGCTTTTGTCAGGGACAGAAATGCCAGTTCAACATTACTGGACTCAGTGAACTTATTTGCTGGGAAACTTCTACTAAGGAATGGGTCGGAAAGTATACAGGAACACTTCATCTCTACTAAAGGCTAcagcatatataaaaatacttcagggAAGAACTTTGATTTTTCTATGGAGTTGAATAAGACAAGCAATATAAGTGGGCACGTGGTCATTCCAGAAGAAGAACTTTTGAAGTTACCTAGCACTTCCAAAGCAATCAGCATTGCATTTCCCACACTTGGAGCCATTATAGAAACCAGCCGCTTGGACCCTGTTTTTGTGAACGGAATGGTTTTATCTGTGTCTCTTCCAGAAGAGCTTCAGCATATTTTGCTCACCTTTGAAAAGGTGAATAAACTGGAGAATGTCAAGGCTCAGTGCGTTGGATGGCACTCTGCTGAGAGGAGATGGGATAGCAAAGCATGTAAAATGAAGTCAGACAACATCAGCAGTGTTGTTTGTATGTGCAAGCACCACCGCCGGACGTTCAAATCCTTCTCCATTTTGATGTCCCCTACCATGCTGCGAAATGTGGTGTTGGATTACATTACATGTGTGGGGTTAGGCCTTTCTATTTTCAGCTTGGTTCTGTGCCTTACCATCGAGACTGTTGTCTGGCATCACGTTACAAAAACTGAGATAACCTACATGCGCCATTTTTGTTTGGTGAACATAGCTACGTCACTTCTTACTGCTGATATTTTATTCATTGTAGCAGCTATTGTGCACAACACAGCCCTGAACTACCGTCTGTGTGTAGCAGccacttttttccttcactttttctatcttgccttgtttttttgGATGTTTACCCTGGGTCTCTTGATTCTCTATGGATTgttattagttttttttaagataacaAGATCTGCGTTCATAGCTACAGCATTCTCTATTGGATATGGATGTCCATTACTCATATCTATCCTTACTGTTGCTATTACTGAACCTAAAAATGGATATTTAAGGAGTGGAGCCTGCTGGCTCAACTGGTATGAGACGAAAGCCCTTTTGGCCTTTGTCGTACCTGCTCTGGGCATCATTGTTGTCAATTtagcagtggtggtggtggttgtggtgAAGATGGGAAGACCCTCTATTGGAGATGGCTGCAAGTCACAAGATTTGAGCAACATGATCCGAATTAGCAAAAACGTTGCCCTTTTGACACCTCTTCTGGGCCTCACCTGGGGGTTTGGATTAGCAATAATCATTGATAGTCACTCTCTCGCATTCCATGTTACGTTCGCACTACTGAACGCCTTCCAGGTAAACCCAGCTAGTCTGGGCATAGTGCCCTCTCAAACTTTGACCCTGGGAAAAGGTAGCAGATCAAAGAGGGGCTGGCAGCATGTGCTGTGCTTGAAAAGCAGGCTTTCCTTGCATCTTATCTATTTAATG
It encodes the following:
- the ADGRF4 gene encoding adhesion G protein-coupled receptor F4 produces the protein MDVRVAHCLLLWAVHFFPAAPRVAPRVLSKESKTGNLQDGCRNLIPCDVSGTICIQPCSPSFHGEMSFVCKDRKWQMFIDACANLDVQSLFQRISEREPLPSSGGHVSVAGGHLPFVGAGKPVHGKPGDEAKHFGADDHGNSNCQADFSCIIPDILSSPAIPGNIADIVELLQNISLMLSENVNRGKMQSYSRIANHILNSSIISNWAFVRDRNASSTLLDSVNLFAGKLLLRNGSESIQEHFISTKGYSIYKNTSGKNFDFSMELNKTSNISGHVVIPEEELLKLPSTSKAISIAFPTLGAIIETSRLDPVFVNGMVLSVSLPEELQHILLTFEKVNKLENVKAQCVGWHSAERRWDSKACKMKSDNISSVVCMCKHHRRTFKSFSILMSPTMLRNVVLDYITCVGLGLSIFSLVLCLTIETVVWHHVTKTEITYMRHFCLVNIATSLLTADILFIVAAIVHNTALNYRLCVAATFFLHFFYLALFFWMFTLGLLILYGLLLVFFKITRSAFIATAFSIGYGCPLLISILTVAITEPKNGYLRSGACWLNWYETKALLAFVVPALGIIVVNLAVVVVVVVKMGRPSIGDGCKSQDLSNMIRISKNVALLTPLLGLTWGFGLAIIIDSHSLAFHVTFALLNAFQGFFILLFGTLLDRKTREALKKNCLSSKRKCSLAKTPILVPDPSHMKFCIRMKALVKVRLS